CCAGATTTCTTTTTAATTATCAAGAATGCAGCGCGTTACCAACGTTCCGCAGCCATGATGACCGCCCTCGGTATTATCGTTGCTATTGCACTTCATATGTCTTACTGCGTAGCAGGGCTTGCCGTGTTGATTACCACAACACCATGGTTATTTAACATTCTTAAATATGCAGGAGCGGCTTATTTAATCTGGATTGGGATTAAAAGCCTAATGCCGCAAAAAGCATCAAAAATGGACTTAACAGCCAGTCAACATGAGCATGTCACATTCAAAAAAGCGTTCATGCAAGGTTTCTTGTGTAATGTCTTAAATCCTAAAGCAACTTTATTCTTCTTAGCTATTTTTACTCAAGTGCTTAATGTGGATTCTACATTCTCAGAAAAGCTTTGGTTTGCCTTTATTATCTGGGGTCTGGCGGTGATTTACTGGCCAATTTTAGTGTGCTTAATTCAAAGTGCGCCCGTTAGAAAAGGGCTAGCGAAAGTACAAAAATATGTGGATAAAGTCCTTGGCGTAGTGCTAGTGGCATTCGGTATACGCGTAGCATTAAGCTAATCGTTAAAGTAAAAAAGCCCGCTAATTGCGGGCTTTTTCGAGACATTCAATTAGTTACTACCATCTTCTGGTGTAATCACCAACTGTCCCGCCGAGCCTAAATCTGCTTTTTCGAGGTTTTGGCTATAAAACAGGAATGGGAAATGGTTGTAAGACGGCTGCAGCATCTGTACAAGTAGCTCGCAGCGCCCATCAATCCAAACGGTATCTTTCCATCCAAAGTTATCAGGCTGAGCCGGCTGCCCATTACAGTTGATCACTTTAAAGCGAACCCCTTCTATGTGGAAGGATTGAGGCTGCTCGCTGCTCACATTCCAACGCTCCCAACTGCCTTGACGAGAAGTGATATCCACACGCCCTGTATCCAATTTCATGCCATTGATACCAACTGGATCATTTAGCTGGATATCACGGTTAGTAATCGAGGAGGTAATTTGTGTCGTATCCAAGACTAATTGTTTTGGGACATCATCTGTCACTAATGACATTAATCCCGTCGCTTTGATGGTTAATACATTGGTGGAAATTAAATTATTCGACGGTTCAAATAACCCTTTAACACGATCCATCAACGAGGCAGATTCCCCTGCTGTAATGGTCAGCTCAGCAGTTTTCGCCATATCAATCAGAACTTCACGACGTTCTCCCGGCGCAAGTGAAAGTTCTTGAACGCTGGCAGGCACCGTGAGCAATCCTTGGTCAGACGCTATCATCACGAAAGGACGGCCATCACTGATTTTCATCACATAGCGTCTGGAGTTAGATGCATTTAGTAATCTTAAACGTACCCAACCTCGAGAAACTTCGATATAGGGATCTTGTACACCGTTAACCACTAATGTATCCCCGAGGAATCCATTCTCATCAGTGTGATATTCAGGAACACCAAAGTTATCCAAACGTTTGTCTTGAATAATAATCGGGAAATCATCTACACCATAATGTTTTGGTAAACGTAACTCTTTTGTGGAATCATCATCAATGATCCACATTCCCAGTAAACCATTGTAGATTTGCTCCCCCATTTTACCTTTGGTATTCGCATGATACCAAAGCGTTGCTGCATTTTGGCGAATAGGGATCACCGGTGACCAATCTGCATTTGGCGAAATTTGTCTCGCTGCACCGCCAATTTGCGTGCCGGGGATCTGCAACCCGCTAATAGTCATTGAAA
The Providencia alcalifaciens DNA segment above includes these coding regions:
- a CDS encoding LysE family translocator; the encoded protein is MYQTSIMVATIAALGMISPGPDFFLIIKNAARYQRSAAMMTALGIIVAIALHMSYCVAGLAVLITTTPWLFNILKYAGAAYLIWIGIKSLMPQKASKMDLTASQHEHVTFKKAFMQGFLCNVLNPKATLFFLAIFTQVLNVDSTFSEKLWFAFIIWGLAVIYWPILVCLIQSAPVRKGLAKVQKYVDKVLGVVLVAFGIRVALS
- the ftsP gene encoding cell division protein FtsP — its product is MLFSRCRSLLISGLAVCLLQVSTYASAEGTTALPVPPLLESRSGQPLFLTLQKIHWSFDGKYSAEVLGINGSYPGPTIRVKNGDDLKLIYSNRLPDAVSMTISGLQIPGTQIGGAARQISPNADWSPVIPIRQNAATLWYHANTKGKMGEQIYNGLLGMWIIDDDSTKELRLPKHYGVDDFPIIIQDKRLDNFGVPEYHTDENGFLGDTLVVNGVQDPYIEVSRGWVRLRLLNASNSRRYVMKISDGRPFVMIASDQGLLTVPASVQELSLAPGERREVLIDMAKTAELTITAGESASLMDRVKGLFEPSNNLISTNVLTIKATGLMSLVTDDVPKQLVLDTTQITSSITNRDIQLNDPVGINGMKLDTGRVDITSRQGSWERWNVSSEQPQSFHIEGVRFKVINCNGQPAQPDNFGWKDTVWIDGRCELLVQMLQPSYNHFPFLFYSQNLEKADLGSAGQLVITPEDGSN